In one Azospirillum sp. TSH100 genomic region, the following are encoded:
- a CDS encoding twin-arginine translocation signal domain-containing protein — translation MKTPPEPPRNSPPRNPLQRRDILKTLGLGAAGAAAAAVLPAGDEAHAMESPQEQVKARYRETEHVKRFYALNRL, via the coding sequence ATGAAAACGCCGCCAGAACCCCCGCGCAATTCCCCCCCGCGCAATCCCCTGCAACGCCGCGACATCCTGAAGACGCTTGGCCTGGGTGCGGCCGGCGCCGCGGCTGCTGCCGTGCTTCCGGCAGGCGACGAGGCGCATGCGATGGAATCGCCGCAGGAGCAGGTGAAGGCCCGCTACCGCGAAACCGAACACGTCAAGCGCTTCTATGCGCTGAACCGCCTCTAA
- a CDS encoding molecular chaperone translates to MTVHDPESGADALRADVYRLLALTLAAPPGADLLALLSGLTGDEMPIGRAFDDLAAHARASDPQTVEREFNALFIGVVQGELVPYASYYRTGFLTDRPLSALRADLQALGLERAPDVSEPEDHIAALCDVMAVLIREGADPAVQRHMLDSHLTPWAGRFFQDLEKAEAAALYRPVGTIGRLFLEIEQEALNRQIDELEGADA, encoded by the coding sequence ATGACGGTTCATGATCCGGAAAGCGGCGCGGATGCCCTCCGCGCCGATGTCTACCGGCTGCTGGCGCTGACGCTGGCCGCCCCGCCGGGCGCCGACCTGCTGGCGCTGCTGAGCGGTCTGACCGGCGATGAGATGCCGATCGGCCGGGCCTTCGATGATCTGGCAGCCCATGCCCGCGCCAGCGATCCGCAAACAGTGGAGCGGGAGTTCAACGCCCTGTTCATCGGCGTCGTCCAGGGCGAGCTGGTGCCTTATGCCTCCTACTACCGCACAGGTTTCCTCACCGACCGGCCGCTGTCGGCCCTGCGCGCCGATCTCCAGGCGCTGGGGCTGGAGCGTGCGCCCGATGTGTCGGAGCCGGAAGACCACATCGCTGCCCTGTGCGACGTGATGGCCGTGCTGATCCGCGAGGGGGCCGACCCGGCGGTGCAGCGCCACATGCTGGACAGCCACCTGACGCCCTGGGCCGGACGCTTCTTCCAGGATTTGGAGAAGGCGGAGGCGGCAGCCCTCTACCGCCCGGTCGGCACCATCGGCCGCCTGTTCCTGGAGATCGAGCAGGAAGCCCTGAACCGACAGATCGACGAGTTGGAGGGAGCCGACGCATGA